The Sphaerospermopsis torques-reginae ITEP-024 genome has a window encoding:
- a CDS encoding heavy metal translocating P-type ATPase translates to MQLVPETKLTPETALSNRDTNSEKIILDVGGMKCAGCVKAVERQLTQHPDVKNVCVNLATEVAVIEAEVGAVDADALAQALAQTLTATGFPSQPRTAKTQAGKEKSDPDAKQRQEMQAAFQQLVVAFVLLLFSGIGHFGGFIFPILNNIWFHCGLATVALLIPGRPIIIDGWQGWRRGAPNMNTLIGLGSLTAYIASLVALLFPQMGWECFFDEPVMMLGFILLGRTLEKQARGRAASAFRQLLALQPQIARLIVNPDSEKLVAGANIIEIPAEQVRVGEWLQVLPGDKIPVDGEVRFGQTTVDESMLTGEAVPVMKQPGDAVAAGTINQSGAIAIQATRTGDDTTLAHIVALVETAQTRKAPVQKLADTVAGYFTYGVLTASLLTFLFWYFFGTHIWPEVNILSNGMEMMSHAAHHQAANIQHSSVLISLKLAIAVMVVACPCALGLATPTAILVGTGMGAERGLLIKGGDVLEKVHQLNTVVFDKTGTLTTGNPTVTDCLPFTDLEPSSLLQLAAAVESGTYHPLAKAIDQEAKRLNLSIPHAVDFHTEPGMGVSAVVEGNNVLLGNWEWLNWHGITISETTQEHAQRLAEQGKTVISVAVGENLVGLIAVSDTLRPDAKATVDKLRQMGLRVIILSGDRLEAANAIAQQLGLNSTDVMAGIPPAKKASTIQALQTGEISKTTSVAMVGDGINDAPALSQADVGIALHSGTDVAMETAEIILMRDSLSDVVESIQLSRATFNKIRQNLFWAFAYNTIGIPLAAGVLLPHFGFVLSPSSAAALMAFSSVSVVTNSILLRRFTH, encoded by the coding sequence ATGCAACTTGTTCCTGAAACTAAACTTACCCCAGAAACCGCCCTCTCCAATAGAGATACCAACTCAGAGAAAATTATTTTAGATGTAGGGGGTATGAAGTGCGCTGGCTGTGTGAAAGCAGTAGAAAGACAGCTAACCCAACATCCAGACGTTAAAAATGTCTGCGTCAACCTAGCTACAGAAGTGGCAGTTATAGAAGCAGAAGTTGGTGCTGTAGATGCCGATGCACTGGCACAAGCATTAGCACAAACATTAACAGCTACAGGTTTTCCTTCTCAACCCCGCACAGCGAAAACTCAAGCAGGGAAGGAAAAATCTGATCCAGACGCAAAACAGCGTCAGGAAATGCAAGCGGCTTTCCAACAATTAGTAGTTGCTTTTGTATTATTGTTATTTTCAGGAATAGGACATTTTGGTGGTTTTATTTTCCCAATATTGAATAACATCTGGTTTCACTGTGGACTAGCAACAGTAGCATTACTCATTCCTGGTCGTCCCATTATTATAGATGGCTGGCAAGGTTGGCGACGGGGAGCGCCAAATATGAATACCTTGATCGGTTTGGGAAGTCTCACAGCTTATATTGCTAGTTTGGTGGCGCTGTTGTTTCCCCAAATGGGTTGGGAATGCTTTTTTGATGAACCAGTGATGATGCTGGGTTTTATTTTGCTGGGAAGAACTTTAGAAAAACAAGCTAGAGGACGCGCTGCATCTGCATTTCGGCAATTATTAGCACTTCAACCTCAGATAGCTAGATTAATTGTTAACCCAGACTCAGAGAAATTAGTAGCAGGGGCAAATATTATTGAAATACCAGCCGAACAAGTGCGAGTTGGTGAATGGTTACAGGTGTTACCAGGTGATAAAATACCTGTTGATGGCGAGGTGCGCTTTGGACAAACAACGGTAGATGAGTCAATGTTAACTGGTGAAGCAGTACCAGTGATGAAGCAACCAGGAGATGCTGTTGCAGCAGGAACTATTAACCAGTCTGGTGCGATCGCTATTCAAGCAACCAGAACCGGAGATGATACTACTTTGGCGCACATTGTCGCTTTGGTAGAAACTGCCCAAACTCGCAAAGCACCTGTTCAGAAATTAGCAGATACGGTTGCTGGTTATTTTACCTATGGAGTTTTAACAGCTTCTTTGCTGACATTTTTGTTTTGGTACTTTTTTGGTACTCACATTTGGCCAGAGGTGAATATTCTTTCCAATGGTATGGAAATGATGAGTCATGCAGCACATCATCAAGCCGCCAACATCCAACATTCTTCAGTTTTAATCAGTTTAAAATTAGCGATCGCTGTGATGGTGGTTGCTTGTCCCTGTGCTTTAGGACTCGCTACACCCACAGCTATTCTCGTCGGTACTGGTATGGGTGCAGAACGCGGTTTATTAATTAAAGGTGGTGATGTGTTAGAAAAAGTCCACCAACTAAATACCGTAGTCTTTGATAAAACCGGCACTCTCACCACAGGCAACCCCACAGTTACAGACTGTTTACCATTTACAGACTTAGAACCATCCTCACTTCTGCAACTAGCAGCAGCAGTAGAAAGCGGTACTTATCACCCCCTAGCTAAAGCAATTGATCAAGAAGCAAAGCGGCTAAATTTATCCATTCCCCACGCAGTAGACTTTCATACTGAGCCAGGAATGGGTGTATCTGCTGTCGTAGAAGGAAACAACGTACTCTTAGGTAACTGGGAATGGTTAAACTGGCATGGAATTACTATCAGTGAAACTACTCAAGAACACGCACAAAGATTAGCGGAACAGGGGAAAACCGTGATTAGTGTTGCAGTTGGTGAGAATTTAGTTGGATTAATTGCCGTCAGTGATACACTGAGACCAGATGCAAAAGCAACAGTAGACAAACTGCGTCAGATGGGTTTGCGAGTAATTATACTGAGTGGTGATAGATTAGAAGCAGCGAATGCGATCGCCCAACAACTCGGACTCAACAGCACCGATGTCATGGCAGGTATTCCCCCAGCTAAAAAAGCCAGCACCATCCAAGCTCTTCAAACCGGAGAGATCAGTAAAACCACTAGCGTTGCTATGGTAGGAGATGGCATCAATGACGCTCCCGCATTATCTCAGGCAGATGTCGGCATTGCTTTACATTCTGGAACAGATGTAGCTATGGAAACAGCCGAAATTATATTAATGCGTGATAGTCTTTCTGATGTTGTGGAATCAATACAACTGAGTCGTGCCACTTTCAACAAAATACGCCAAAATTTATTTTGGGCTTTTGCATATAATACAATTGGTATTCCCTTAGCAGCCGGTGTTTTACTACCCCATTTTGGCTTTGTTCTTAGCCCTTCCAGCGCCGCTGCCCTCATGGCTTTTAGTTCAGTTAGTGTTGTCACCAACTCCATTTTATTACGACGCTTTACCCATTGA
- a CDS encoding AAA family ATPase translates to MSNNTELLKNLYNAFNPFQPLPAGDPNYVDCQDVRGEADILEELGNRIQLANQNTCQLYSGHRGAGKSTELLRLKEYLEARQCYVVYFAADEEDIDSEDAQYTDILLACTRRLLKDLRTIGNPQPVLNWLKDRWQDLKDLALTEIHIEDMNVEMQISQFAKLTANLRAVPELRQQIRETVNPHTVTLIKVLNEFIADVKKRLPAHCTQLAVIVDNLDRMVLVKDGDRTNYEEVFLDRCEQLKALDCHLIYTLPIAMVYSTRATDLRDIYGDPQILPMVMVRTPKGEIYQPGIKKVKEVISRRVKQFAPDKPLETAIFDSAETLERLCLMSGGHVRNLLLLTQDAIGRTQDLPISERAVRRAITQARDTYRRAVENHQWSLLAEVSRSKRIINDDQYRSLMFNRCLLEYRYLDQEGEMQRWYDIHPLIQGIQEFKEAVENLP, encoded by the coding sequence ATGTCCAACAATACTGAATTACTCAAAAACCTCTATAATGCTTTTAATCCATTCCAACCCTTACCCGCCGGTGATCCCAACTATGTAGACTGTCAAGATGTGCGGGGAGAAGCAGATATTTTAGAAGAATTAGGAAATCGTATTCAGTTAGCAAATCAAAATACTTGTCAATTATATTCTGGTCATAGAGGAGCAGGTAAATCTACAGAATTACTGAGACTCAAGGAATATTTGGAAGCAAGACAATGTTATGTAGTTTATTTTGCTGCGGATGAAGAGGATATTGATTCAGAAGATGCCCAATATACAGATATTCTCTTGGCTTGTACTCGGAGGTTACTCAAAGATTTGCGAACAATTGGCAATCCTCAACCAGTGCTAAATTGGCTCAAAGATCGTTGGCAAGATTTGAAAGATTTGGCGCTAACTGAAATTCACATCGAGGATATGAATGTAGAAATGCAAATTAGTCAGTTTGCCAAATTGACAGCAAATTTAAGGGCTGTTCCCGAATTACGCCAACAAATCCGAGAAACAGTCAATCCTCATACTGTGACTTTGATTAAAGTCTTAAATGAGTTTATCGCTGATGTGAAAAAGCGTTTACCTGCTCACTGCACCCAACTGGCAGTAATTGTTGATAACTTAGATAGAATGGTGTTAGTCAAAGATGGAGATCGCACCAATTATGAAGAGGTTTTCTTAGACCGTTGTGAACAACTTAAAGCCTTAGATTGCCATTTAATCTATACTCTACCCATTGCTATGGTCTATTCTACCAGAGCTACAGACCTGCGTGATATCTATGGTGATCCACAAATTTTACCAATGGTGATGGTACGCACTCCCAAAGGCGAAATCTATCAACCCGGAATCAAGAAAGTGAAAGAGGTGATTTCCAGACGAGTTAAGCAGTTTGCACCAGATAAACCCTTAGAAACGGCAATTTTTGACAGCGCAGAAACCCTAGAACGACTTTGTTTGATGAGTGGAGGTCACGTCAGAAATTTGCTATTGTTGACTCAGGATGCTATTGGACGTACTCAAGATTTACCAATTTCCGAAAGAGCAGTTCGACGCGCCATTACTCAAGCCAGAGATACCTACCGCCGCGCTGTGGAAAACCATCAATGGAGTTTGTTAGCAGAAGTATCCCGTTCTAAGCGTATCATCAACGATGATCAATATCGGAGTTTGATGTTTAATCGCTGCCTGTTAGAGTACCGCTATTTGGATCAAGAAGGGGAGATGCAGCGTTGGTATGATATTCACCCACTGATTCAAGGTATTCAGGAATTTAAAGAAGCTGTAGAAAATCTCCCATGA
- a CDS encoding tetratricopeptide repeat protein → MILNTSSWDDDLPPDPEELYQDLLCALDRKLGFGLYFVQCTPVESDRFIHKIPQDLPHKKIAVLRLLEPVDKLYQQIANYIQGQTVDILLIKGLEYSLYKYEKRNFGEITEGEFINLTKVPPILNHLNQQRERFRDDFPFCFVFLLRSFSLSYLIHRAPDFFDWRSGVYELPTTPELVEEESRRLLLEGDYEKYLQLTSEEKIEKVLEIQELLAEKHQTDSNKASLLFELGNLLYSAGEYETAITFYEQELKLNSNDHYAWYNRGHALLNLGCNAEAILSYEKALEFKPDDPYFWYNRGNALLNLGRNEEALSSYEEALRFKVDDPYFWYNQGNALRNLGRNQEAISSYDQSLNLRPNDCFTWNNRGIALRNLGRYEEAIFSYKQALKIQPDDHYAWYNLGIALRKIGNNEEAVFSYDQALKIQPDDHYAWNNRGNALDDLGRMDEALFSYDQALRIKPDDKYAWYNKACCYAIQGSIEQALENLEQAINLRPEEFAKMANADPDFHCIREDARFQDLIRRGMIN, encoded by the coding sequence ATGATACTCAATACCAGTAGCTGGGATGATGATTTACCACCAGATCCCGAAGAACTATATCAAGATTTACTCTGCGCCCTGGACAGAAAATTAGGATTTGGTTTATATTTTGTACAATGTACTCCTGTGGAATCAGATCGTTTTATACATAAAATTCCCCAGGATCTTCCCCATAAAAAAATAGCTGTATTACGCTTGCTAGAACCAGTGGATAAGCTATATCAGCAAATAGCTAATTACATTCAAGGTCAAACAGTTGACATCTTGTTAATTAAAGGTTTGGAATATTCCTTGTATAAATATGAAAAAAGAAACTTTGGTGAAATAACTGAAGGTGAGTTTATCAATTTAACTAAAGTACCACCCATACTAAATCATCTCAACCAACAAAGAGAAAGATTTAGGGATGATTTTCCATTTTGCTTTGTATTTTTATTGCGTTCCTTTTCACTGAGCTATTTAATTCATCGCGCTCCTGATTTCTTTGATTGGCGTTCTGGAGTATATGAATTACCAACTACACCAGAATTAGTGGAAGAAGAATCTCGTCGTCTTTTACTAGAAGGAGACTATGAAAAATATCTACAACTTACTTCTGAGGAAAAAATTGAAAAAGTTCTAGAAATTCAAGAACTTCTCGCCGAAAAACATCAAACAGATAGTAATAAAGCAAGTTTGCTTTTTGAATTGGGAAATCTACTTTATTCTGCTGGTGAATATGAAACTGCAATTACATTCTATGAACAAGAATTAAAATTGAACTCTAATGATCATTATGCTTGGTACAACCGAGGTCATGCACTCTTGAATTTAGGATGCAACGCAGAAGCGATTTTATCTTATGAAAAAGCTTTAGAATTTAAGCCTGATGATCCATATTTTTGGTACAATCGAGGTAATGCTCTGCTGAACTTAGGACGTAATGAAGAAGCACTTTCTTCTTATGAAGAAGCTTTAAGATTTAAGGTGGACGACCCATATTTTTGGTACAATCAAGGTAATGCACTACGGAATTTAGGACGCAATCAAGAAGCAATTTCATCTTATGATCAATCTCTCAATTTAAGACCCAATGATTGTTTTACTTGGAATAATCGTGGTATCGCGCTGCGGAATTTAGGCAGATATGAAGAAGCAATTTTTTCTTATAAACAAGCTTTAAAAATTCAACCTGATGACCACTATGCTTGGTACAATTTGGGTATCGCACTCCGCAAAATAGGAAATAATGAAGAAGCTGTTTTCTCTTATGATCAAGCTCTGAAAATTCAACCTGATGATCACTATGCTTGGAACAATCGAGGTAATGCACTGGATGATTTGGGACGTATGGACGAAGCTCTGTTCTCTTATGATCAAGCATTAAGAATAAAACCTGATGATAAATATGCTTGGTACAATAAAGCTTGTTGTTATGCTATTCAAGGTAGTATTGAGCAAGCACTAGAAAACTTGGAGCAAGCAATTAATCTCAGACCTGAAGAGTTTGCAAAAATGGCCAACGCTGATCCTGATTTTCATTGTATTCGAGAAGATGCACGTTTTCAAGATTTAATACGTAGGGGTATGATTAATTAA
- a CDS encoding TM2 domain-containing protein: protein MTNLNPSHATKQLLSGYCGIILGGFGIHKFILGYAPEGFIMLVISVVGGSLTYGFTLIIMQLVGLIEGMIYLNKNHEDFVNTYFVNKQGWF, encoded by the coding sequence ATGACTAATCTTAACCCATCTCATGCTACCAAACAACTTTTATCTGGGTACTGTGGCATTATTTTGGGGGGATTTGGAATACATAAATTTATTCTGGGTTATGCCCCAGAAGGCTTTATCATGCTAGTTATTTCTGTAGTTGGTGGTTCTCTCACTTACGGATTTACACTCATAATTATGCAGCTTGTAGGGTTAATTGAAGGCATGATTTACTTGAACAAAAACCATGAAGATTTTGTTAATACCTACTTTGTTAATAAACAGGGTTGGTTCTAA
- the hflX gene encoding GTPase HflX: METIFGNLQGLKSSQLKQLQRLYHQRISGDRMTTPEFAQRLAAISTEINQPVCAYLNRRGQVIRVGVGNPRQTQIPPLELPRYGAERLSGIRCIATHLKAEPPNEAALTAMALQRLDALVMLNITGTGFTRRGGGATGYVKEAYLAHLVANSRQLVLTQSSGMSIPDSALYSSVSPPLSLEAIAEQDFLDLVESLEEEFQREYIAQEVDADHDRVVIVGVQTNDMTPQQFEDTIAELARLVDTAGGDVLQTLQQKRSRIHPQTVIGEGKVQEVALTAQTLGANLVVFDRDLSPAQVRNLEAQIGVRVVDRTEVILDIFAQRAQSGAGKLQVELAQLEYMLPRLTGRGRAMSRLGGGIGTRGPGETKLETERRAIQRRISRLQQEVNQLQAHRCRLRQRRQHREVPSVALVGYTNAGKSTLLNALTNAEVYTADQLFATLDPTTRRLIIAHADTNEPQETLITDTVGFIHELPASLMDAFRATLEEVTEADALLHLVDLSHPACLSHIRSVRDILAQMPITPGPALVVFNKIDQVDTETLALAREEFPLAVFISASQRLGLETLRLRLSQLIQYAVDGG, from the coding sequence ATAGAGACTATCTTCGGAAATCTCCAAGGTTTAAAGTCCAGCCAGCTAAAACAACTACAGCGGCTGTACCACCAGCGTATATCGGGCGATCGCATGACAACACCGGAGTTCGCCCAAAGGCTGGCAGCAATTAGTACGGAAATAAATCAACCTGTATGTGCCTACCTCAACCGTCGCGGACAAGTGATCCGGGTAGGGGTAGGCAATCCACGTCAAACCCAAATCCCACCCCTAGAACTGCCCCGTTATGGTGCAGAACGGTTGAGCGGTATTCGTTGTATAGCCACCCATCTCAAAGCAGAACCACCGAATGAGGCGGCACTGACAGCAATGGCGCTACAACGCTTAGATGCTCTAGTAATGCTGAATATTACCGGCACAGGATTTACCCGTCGGGGTGGGGGAGCAACTGGGTACGTGAAAGAAGCTTATTTGGCGCATTTGGTAGCCAATAGCAGACAGTTAGTTTTAACTCAGTCATCAGGAATGAGTATTCCAGACTCCGCCTTATATTCCAGCGTATCGCCACCTTTGAGTTTAGAAGCGATCGCCGAACAGGATTTTCTGGACTTGGTAGAAAGTCTAGAAGAAGAATTTCAGAGAGAATATATCGCTCAGGAAGTAGACGCTGACCATGATCGGGTGGTCATTGTTGGGGTACAAACCAATGATATGACACCCCAACAATTTGAAGACACCATCGCCGAACTAGCAAGGTTAGTAGATACGGCTGGGGGTGATGTCTTACAGACCTTACAACAAAAGCGATCGCGCATTCATCCCCAAACCGTAATAGGTGAAGGTAAAGTCCAAGAAGTAGCTTTAACCGCCCAAACCTTGGGAGCAAATCTTGTGGTTTTTGATCGTGACCTTTCACCCGCTCAAGTCCGCAATCTAGAAGCGCAAATTGGTGTCAGAGTTGTTGATCGCACAGAAGTAATATTAGATATCTTTGCCCAACGCGCCCAATCAGGTGCTGGTAAATTACAAGTAGAACTAGCGCAGCTAGAATATATGCTGCCACGACTCACAGGACGAGGCAGAGCCATGTCCCGACTAGGGGGTGGGATCGGGACTCGTGGACCCGGTGAAACCAAACTAGAAACAGAACGGCGAGCTATTCAAAGGCGAATTTCCCGACTACAACAAGAAGTTAACCAACTGCAAGCTCATCGTTGTCGGTTACGTCAGCGGCGACAACATCGGGAAGTTCCTTCTGTGGCCTTGGTGGGTTATACCAACGCGGGCAAGTCTACCTTGCTCAACGCCCTCACTAACGCGGAAGTATATACAGCCGACCAACTTTTTGCCACACTTGATCCCACCACCCGTCGTCTGATTATTGCTCATGCGGATACAAATGAACCCCAGGAAACCTTAATTACAGATACTGTAGGGTTTATTCATGAATTACCAGCTTCTTTAATGGATGCTTTTCGCGCCACTTTGGAGGAAGTTACCGAAGCAGATGCCCTACTACATTTAGTAGATTTGTCTCATCCTGCTTGTTTGAGTCATATTCGGTCAGTTCGGGATATTCTTGCCCAAATGCCTATCACTCCTGGTCCGGCATTAGTTGTATTTAACAAGATCGATCAAGTCGATACTGAAACTCTGGCTTTGGCGCGAGAAGAATTTCCTTTGGCGGTGTTTATCTCAGCTAGTCAACGTTTAGGTTTAGAAACACTACGCCTACGCCTGTCCCAGTTGATTCAATATGCAGTAGACGGCGGTTGA